One window from the genome of Faecalibacterium sp. HTF-F encodes:
- a CDS encoding DegV family protein: protein MEMREIMSKIAILTDSSCDIPQEMAEKYGIDIMSFHILLDDVDYIERESCTNTEFYDKMRAAKGVPSTAAITPIQFCEKYCQYVDEGYTDVIHVPINKSGSSTYNNALMAQGMLREERPEHHLKIHLLDPHTYSMVFGWYLCEMARKLKNGAEISHVIHEFETQMDCMEVILGPYSLKQMKKSGRISAAAAVMGELMGIRPIITLIDGKTRVEAKVRGDDKVVPAMVELCKQRCEGVEDFDYMIGHTNIPQAADLEKACRKAFGKPPLLVFELGGVVSANTGPDTVALVYTGHPRG from the coding sequence ATGGAAATGAGGGAAATTATGAGCAAGATCGCGATCCTGACCGATTCCTCCTGCGATATCCCGCAGGAGATGGCCGAAAAATACGGCATTGACATCATGAGCTTCCACATCCTGCTGGATGATGTGGATTATATCGAGCGTGAGAGCTGCACCAACACCGAGTTCTACGATAAGATGCGTGCCGCTAAGGGCGTGCCCTCCACTGCCGCCATCACCCCCATCCAGTTCTGTGAAAAATACTGCCAGTACGTGGATGAGGGCTATACCGACGTCATCCATGTTCCCATCAACAAATCCGGCTCTTCCACCTATAACAACGCACTCATGGCGCAGGGGATGCTGCGGGAAGAGCGCCCGGAGCACCACTTGAAGATCCATCTGCTGGACCCCCACACCTATTCCATGGTGTTCGGCTGGTATCTGTGCGAAATGGCCCGCAAGCTGAAGAACGGCGCAGAGATCAGCCATGTGATCCATGAGTTCGAGACCCAGATGGACTGCATGGAGGTCATTCTGGGACCCTACAGCCTGAAGCAGATGAAAAAGAGCGGACGCATCTCTGCCGCTGCCGCCGTCATGGGCGAGCTGATGGGCATTCGTCCCATCATTACGCTGATCGACGGCAAGACCAGGGTGGAAGCCAAGGTGCGCGGCGATGACAAGGTGGTGCCCGCCATGGTGGAGCTGTGCAAACAGCGCTGCGAGGGCGTAGAGGACTTCGATTATATGATCGGCCACACGAACATCCCGCAGGCAGCGGATCTGGAAAAGGCCTGCCGCAAGGCCTTTGGCAAGCCGCCGCTGCTGGTGTTTGAGCTGGGCGGCGTTGTTTCCGCCAACACCGGCCCCGACACGGTGGCTCTGGTGTATACCGGCCATCCCAGAGGGTAA
- a CDS encoding tRNA (cytidine(34)-2'-O)-methyltransferase, with protein sequence MNEKPTLNIVLVEPRIPQNTGNVARTCACTACRLHLVGPMGFAIDDKKLKHAGLDYWHYLDISYYDSLDEFFAKNSGPYYYFTTKAPQRYTDVSYPDGSYLVFGREDAGLPEALLAANQEHCIRMPMRDTCRSLNLSNSVAVGVYEVLRQWDFPELLDHGHLRDYQWK encoded by the coding sequence ATGAACGAAAAACCGACTTTGAACATCGTTCTTGTGGAGCCGCGCATCCCGCAGAACACCGGCAACGTGGCCCGCACCTGTGCCTGCACGGCCTGCCGCCTGCATCTGGTGGGCCCCATGGGCTTTGCCATCGATGACAAAAAGCTCAAGCACGCGGGGCTGGACTACTGGCATTACCTCGACATCAGCTATTACGACAGTCTGGACGAGTTCTTTGCCAAAAACAGCGGCCCCTATTACTATTTTACCACCAAGGCACCCCAGCGCTACACCGATGTGAGCTACCCGGACGGCAGCTATCTCGTGTTCGGGCGCGAGGACGCCGGCCTGCCGGAAGCACTGCTTGCGGCCAATCAGGAGCACTGTATCCGGATGCCCATGCGGGACACCTGCCGCAGCCTGAACCTTTCCAACAGCGTGGCTGTGGGCGTATACGAGGTGCTGCGCCAGTGGGACTTTCCGGAGCTTCTGGACCACGGACATTTACGAGATTACCAATGGAAATGA
- the secA gene encoding preprotein translocase subunit SecA, producing the protein MSLVEKLFGSFSDRELKKINPIAKQVLALEGKYAALSDAELQAQTAAFKQQLADGKTTDDILPDAFAVCREAAWRVLGMKHFPVQIIGGIALHRGDISEMQTGEGKTLVATLPAYLNALTGEGVHVVTVNDYLAKRDSEWMGKLYRWLGLSVGLIAQGMDGDARRAAYAADITYGTNNEFGFDYLRDNMVTYKANMVQRGHAFAIVDEVDSILIDEARTPLIISGRGEDSSSLYTQVDRFVRTLRKSVVVELEDKVSTDEQADGDYVVDEKHKTCTLTASGIKKAEAYFKVENLAAAENMTLAHHIDQAIKAYGVMQRDIDYVVKDGQVIIVDEFTGRLMIGRRYNEGLHQAIEAKEGVKIAAESKTLATITFQNYFRMYKKLSGMTGTAKTEATEFTEIYGLNIVTVPTNRPRQRIDYPDAIYKTVNGKYNAVIQQVLECHQKGQPVLVGTVSVEKSETLAKMLQKYTRSFNVLNAKNHEREAEIVAQAGKKGAITIATNMAGRGTDIMLGGNAEFMAKAQMRKEHFCENLLNPEKPEDADPAAVEMLLTEANGHGDTEDANILAARRRFDELYAQCKPQIDAEAEEVRAAGGLFIIGTERHESRRIDNQLRGRAGRQGDPGASRFYLSLEDDLMRLFGGDRVSSLMDTLKIDEDTPIENRMITNTLESAQKKLEGRNFEIRKNVLKYDDVMNQQREIIYGQRRKVLDGEDISTEMHKMLRENIDSSCAQFLAGDVKDDWDFGALRRHYLGWLTTDADLHYDVADFEDISRQSIADMLYDRGMKILADKEQRYGAPVMRELERICLLKCVDRMWMDHIDNMDQLRQGIALRGYGQKDPVVEYRIEGFDMFDQMVDSIRESSVKMLLSIEIRQAGAAPKREQVAKPTGEGFVPGNGAPGAKGAPHGQPVRVIKIGRNDPCPCGSGLKWKKCTCAKYHPEGTPTDEN; encoded by the coding sequence ATGTCCCTTGTTGAAAAACTCTTTGGCAGCTTCTCCGATCGGGAGCTGAAAAAGATCAACCCCATCGCCAAGCAGGTGCTTGCATTGGAAGGCAAATATGCCGCCCTGTCCGATGCTGAGCTGCAGGCCCAGACGGCCGCTTTCAAACAGCAGCTGGCCGACGGCAAGACCACCGACGATATCCTGCCCGATGCATTTGCCGTCTGCCGCGAAGCCGCATGGCGCGTGCTGGGCATGAAGCACTTCCCCGTGCAGATCATCGGCGGCATCGCCCTGCACCGCGGCGATATTTCCGAAATGCAGACCGGTGAAGGCAAGACCCTTGTTGCCACCCTGCCCGCCTACCTGAATGCCCTCACCGGCGAGGGCGTGCATGTTGTCACCGTCAACGATTACCTTGCCAAGCGCGACAGCGAGTGGATGGGCAAGCTCTATCGCTGGCTGGGTCTGAGCGTCGGCCTGATCGCACAGGGCATGGACGGCGATGCACGCCGTGCCGCCTACGCCGCCGACATCACCTACGGCACCAACAACGAGTTCGGCTTTGACTACCTGCGCGACAACATGGTGACCTATAAAGCCAACATGGTGCAGCGCGGCCATGCCTTCGCCATCGTCGATGAGGTGGACTCCATCCTGATCGATGAAGCCCGCACTCCCCTGATCATTTCCGGCCGCGGCGAGGATTCCTCCAGCCTGTACACGCAGGTGGACCGCTTTGTGCGCACCCTGCGCAAGAGCGTAGTGGTGGAGCTGGAAGATAAGGTGTCCACCGATGAACAGGCAGACGGTGATTACGTCGTGGACGAAAAGCACAAGACCTGTACCCTGACTGCCAGCGGCATCAAGAAAGCGGAAGCCTACTTCAAGGTCGAGAACCTTGCCGCCGCCGAGAACATGACCCTTGCCCATCACATCGATCAGGCCATCAAGGCCTACGGCGTGATGCAGCGGGACATCGATTACGTGGTCAAGGATGGTCAGGTCATCATTGTGGATGAGTTCACCGGCCGTCTGATGATCGGCCGCCGCTACAACGAGGGTCTGCATCAGGCCATCGAGGCCAAGGAGGGCGTAAAGATTGCTGCCGAGAGCAAAACGCTGGCCACCATCACCTTCCAGAACTACTTCCGCATGTACAAAAAGCTGTCCGGCATGACCGGTACCGCCAAGACCGAGGCCACCGAATTCACCGAAATCTACGGCCTGAACATCGTCACGGTGCCCACCAACCGTCCCCGTCAGCGCATCGATTATCCGGACGCCATCTACAAGACGGTCAACGGCAAATACAATGCCGTTATCCAGCAGGTGCTGGAATGCCACCAGAAGGGCCAGCCCGTGCTGGTGGGTACGGTCAGCGTGGAAAAGAGCGAAACGCTGGCAAAAATGCTGCAGAAGTACACCCGCAGCTTCAATGTGCTGAACGCCAAGAACCACGAGCGCGAGGCCGAGATCGTGGCGCAGGCCGGTAAAAAGGGTGCCATCACCATCGCCACCAACATGGCAGGCCGTGGTACCGATATCATGCTGGGCGGCAATGCCGAGTTCATGGCCAAGGCCCAGATGCGCAAGGAGCACTTCTGTGAGAACCTGCTGAATCCCGAAAAGCCCGAGGACGCCGACCCGGCAGCGGTGGAGATGCTGCTGACCGAAGCAAACGGCCACGGCGACACCGAGGACGCCAACATCCTTGCGGCCCGCAGGCGCTTTGATGAGCTGTACGCCCAGTGCAAGCCCCAGATCGATGCCGAGGCCGAGGAAGTGCGTGCTGCAGGCGGTTTGTTCATCATCGGCACCGAGCGCCACGAGAGCCGCCGCATCGACAACCAGCTGCGGGGCCGTGCCGGCCGTCAGGGCGACCCGGGTGCTTCCCGCTTCTACCTGAGCCTGGAAGATGACCTGATGCGCCTATTCGGCGGTGACCGCGTCTCCAGCCTGATGGACACCCTCAAGATCGACGAGGACACGCCCATCGAGAACCGCATGATCACCAACACGCTGGAAAGCGCCCAGAAAAAGCTGGAAGGCCGCAACTTCGAGATCCGCAAGAACGTGCTGAAGTACGACGACGTGATGAACCAGCAGCGCGAGATCATCTATGGCCAGCGCCGCAAGGTGCTGGACGGCGAGGACATCAGCACCGAGATGCACAAGATGCTGCGGGAGAACATCGATTCCAGCTGCGCCCAGTTCCTGGCCGGTGATGTGAAGGACGACTGGGACTTTGGTGCCCTGCGCCGCCACTATCTGGGCTGGCTGACCACCGACGCCGACCTGCACTATGATGTGGCCGACTTTGAGGATATCTCCCGTCAGAGCATTGCCGATATGCTGTATGACCGCGGCATGAAGATCCTTGCCGACAAGGAGCAGCGCTACGGTGCCCCGGTCATGCGCGAGCTGGAACGCATCTGCCTGCTCAAGTGCGTGGACCGCATGTGGATGGATCACATCGACAACATGGATCAGCTGCGTCAGGGCATCGCGCTGCGCGGCTACGGCCAGAAGGATCCTGTTGTGGAGTACCGCATCGAAGGGTTTGACATGTTCGACCAGATGGTGGATTCCATCCGTGAGTCCAGTGTGAAGATGCTGCTGTCCATCGAGATCCGTCAGGCCGGTGCCGCCCCCAAGCGTGAACAGGTGGCAAAGCCCACCGGCGAAGGCTTTGTGCCCGGCAACGGCGCTCCCGGTGCCAAGGGTGCACCCCACGGCCAGCCTGTGCGGGTGATCAAGATCGGCCGCAACGACCCCTGCCCCTGCGGCAGCGGCCTGAAGTGGAAAAAGTGCACCTGTGCCAAATATCATCCGGAAGGCACCCCGACGGACGAGAACTAA
- a CDS encoding bifunctional hydroxymethylpyrimidine kinase/phosphomethylpyrimidine kinase, which yields MIHPVEPKKVLCIHDLSGMGRCSLAVILPVLSVMGVQPVALPTVVLSTHTGGLGTPARLDGSAYGQQALEHYHALGVEFDCIYTGYLGGEAQVALAEKAFAYWPAAKKVVDPVMGDNGKAYSTVTSALIDRIRALCQSADLILPNYTEAQLLLQREPCTEPLTDEAAQALADELTTLAPGAVVTGLPLGKYIGCAGSGRDRFLVKKLHISRSFPGTGDLYGAVLIGSLLQGNALSAAADNAAEFVALSIQSTPAAQDTRFGVWFEPLLPRLCPVSVTE from the coding sequence TTGATACACCCTGTTGAACCCAAAAAAGTTCTCTGCATCCACGATCTTTCCGGCATGGGCCGCTGCAGTCTGGCGGTCATCCTGCCGGTGCTGTCGGTCATGGGCGTGCAGCCGGTGGCCCTGCCCACGGTAGTGCTTTCCACCCACACGGGCGGTCTGGGCACCCCTGCACGGCTGGACGGCTCTGCCTACGGCCAGCAGGCGCTGGAGCATTATCACGCTCTGGGTGTGGAGTTTGACTGCATCTATACCGGCTATCTGGGCGGCGAGGCACAGGTAGCGCTGGCTGAAAAAGCATTTGCGTACTGGCCCGCTGCCAAAAAGGTGGTGGACCCGGTGATGGGCGACAACGGCAAGGCCTATTCCACCGTCACCTCTGCCCTCATCGACCGCATCCGCGCGCTGTGCCAGTCCGCAGACCTGATCCTGCCCAACTACACCGAGGCGCAGCTGCTTTTGCAGCGTGAGCCGTGCACCGAGCCGCTCACCGACGAGGCTGCACAGGCTCTGGCCGACGAACTGACCACTCTGGCCCCGGGGGCTGTCGTCACCGGCCTGCCGCTGGGCAAGTACATCGGCTGCGCAGGCAGCGGCAGAGACCGCTTTCTGGTCAAAAAGCTGCACATCAGCCGCAGCTTTCCCGGCACCGGCGATCTGTACGGTGCCGTGCTCATCGGCTCGCTGCTGCAGGGCAACGCCCTGAGTGCCGCCGCCGACAACGCCGCCGAGTTCGTGGCACTTTCCATCCAGAGCACTCCCGCCGCACAGGATACCCGCTTTGGCGTCTGGTTCGAGCCGCTGCTGCCGCGCCTGTGCCCTGTGTCCGTGACCGAATAA
- a CDS encoding QueT transporter family protein, translating to MNQNPSIRKLVRCGVVAAIYVVLCMALQPLSYGAVQVRVAEALCLLPVFGAEYIAGVVLGCFLANLLGSTIVDVIFGTLATLLACLVTYKLRNIRFKGLAVAASLPPVLFNAVIIGIEIAVMFPDPTSSAPIWLACITNGISVGIGELISCTVLGVLLVKIIESSKALNELFAAE from the coding sequence ATGAATCAGAATCCTTCTATCCGTAAACTGGTGCGCTGCGGCGTGGTCGCAGCCATTTATGTTGTGCTCTGCATGGCCCTGCAGCCGCTCTCCTATGGTGCGGTACAGGTGCGTGTGGCTGAGGCGCTCTGCCTGCTGCCGGTGTTCGGTGCCGAGTACATTGCCGGTGTGGTACTGGGCTGCTTTTTGGCAAACCTGCTGGGCTCCACCATCGTGGATGTCATCTTCGGCACCCTTGCCACCCTGCTGGCCTGCCTTGTCACCTACAAGCTGCGGAACATCCGCTTCAAGGGTCTGGCTGTGGCGGCTTCCCTGCCGCCGGTGCTGTTCAATGCAGTGATCATCGGCATTGAGATCGCCGTCATGTTCCCGGACCCCACCTCCAGCGCTCCCATCTGGCTGGCCTGCATCACCAACGGCATCTCCGTAGGCATCGGCGAGCTCATCAGCTGCACCGTTCTGGGTGTGCTGCTGGTGAAGATCATCGAGAGCAGCAAGGCCCTGAACGAGCTCTTTGCAGCAGAATAA
- a CDS encoding HAD family hydrolase, whose product MQANGMIFWDWNGTLMDDLDFTHGCLNWMLETHGYPQRYDLATYREIFGFPIEEYYIRAGFDFARHPYPELAECFMAHYNAGVDACPPSAHAAETLAELSRRGWRQSVLSASRRDYLIEQVAARGLQGYFTELLGLADIYGVSKVQVGRNWLAQSGIDPAACVMVGDTQHDAEVAAALGTGCVLYTGGHQSRKRLEAVCPHVIDDLAQLPQLLETL is encoded by the coding sequence ATGCAGGCAAACGGTATGATCTTCTGGGACTGGAACGGCACCCTGATGGATGATCTGGACTTTACCCACGGCTGTCTCAACTGGATGCTGGAGACTCACGGCTATCCGCAGCGGTACGATCTTGCCACCTACCGGGAAATTTTCGGTTTTCCCATTGAGGAATACTACATCCGCGCCGGCTTCGACTTTGCCAGACATCCCTATCCGGAGCTGGCCGAGTGCTTTATGGCGCACTACAACGCAGGCGTGGATGCCTGTCCCCCCTCTGCACACGCTGCCGAGACGCTGGCCGAGCTTTCGCGCCGGGGCTGGCGGCAGAGCGTGCTGTCTGCCTCCCGCCGGGACTACCTGATCGAGCAGGTGGCCGCGCGGGGCCTGCAGGGCTATTTTACCGAGTTGCTCGGCCTTGCAGACATCTATGGCGTCAGCAAGGTGCAGGTGGGCCGGAACTGGCTTGCCCAAAGCGGCATCGACCCTGCCGCCTGCGTAATGGTCGGCGATACGCAGCACGACGCCGAGGTTGCCGCTGCACTGGGCACAGGGTGTGTGCTCTACACCGGCGGGCATCAGTCCCGCAAACGGCTGGAAGCGGTATGCCCCCACGTCATCGACGATCTGGCCCAGCTGCCACAGCTGCTGGAAACACTGTAA